Proteins encoded together in one Benincasa hispida cultivar B227 chromosome 1, ASM972705v1, whole genome shotgun sequence window:
- the LOC120073452 gene encoding somatic embryogenesis receptor kinase 2-like isoform X1, whose translation MKKRPNGALVLLWFIFVGQFCTNASATVEATVLHIFRLNLEDPNNVLQSWDPTLVNPCTWFHVTCNNENNIIRVDLGNAGLSGKLVPQLGQLKSLQYLELYGNEISGEIPDDLGNLENLVSLDLYLNGLTGPIPDTFGKLTQLRFLRLNDNKLSGLIPISLTNISTLQVLDLSNNLLSGRVPNNGSFSLFTPISFANNLDLCGLVTGKPCPGDPPFSPPPPFIPQSPFSSHEVNNPNGAIVGGVAAGAALLFATPAIIFVYWHRKRSREIFFDVPAEEDSEINLGQLKRFSLRDLQVATDNFCNKNILGRGGFGKVYRGRLADGSLVAVKRLKEERTPGGELQFQTEVEMISMAVHRNLLRLHGFCTTSSERLLVYPYMANGSVASCLRERPQSEAPLDWPTRKKVALGSARGLSYLHDGCDPKIIHRDVKAANILLDEEFEAVVGDFGLAKLMDYKDTHVTTAVRGTIGHIAPEYLSTGKSSEKTDVFGYGIMLLELITGQRAFDLARLANDEDVMLLDWVKGLLKEKKLEMLVDPDLKDNYDEIEVEQIIQVALLCTQSSPMERPKMSDVVRMLEGDGLTERWEEWQRVEVVYHETELASSQTSEWMVDSTENVRAFELSGPR comes from the exons ATGAAGAAGCGGCCAAATGGGGCTTTGGTTTTGCTCTGGTTCATCTTTGTGGGGCAATTTTGTACCAATGCCTCTGCAACTGTAGAAG CTACTGTTCTGCATATATTTCGATTGAATTTGGAAGATCCAAACAATGTTCTGCAAAGTTGGGACCCCACCCTTGTTAATCCCTGCACTTGGTTTCATGTCACTTGCAACAATGAAAATAACATTATAAGAGT TGACCTTGGAAATGCTGGATTGTCTGGTAAATTAGTACCACAGCTTGGTCAACTTAAAAGTCTTCAATACTT GGAGCTTTATGGCAACGAAATAAGTGGAGAGATTCCAGATGATCTCGGAAATCTGGAAAATTTGGTGAGCCTAGACCTTTACTTGAACGGTTTAACTGGCCCGATTCCAGACACGTTTGGAAAGCTCACACAATTGCGTTTCCT TCGGCTAAATGACAACAAACTATCTGGCTTGATACCGATTTCCTTGACTAATATTTCCACCCTGCAAGTCTT GGATCTATCAAACAACCTCTTATCTGGAAGGGTTCCAAATAATGGCTCATTTTCACTATTTACTCCCATCAG TTTTGCAAATAACTTGGATCTATGTGGTCTGGTAACTGGGAAACCTTGCCCTGGGGATCCTCCCTTTTCTCCACCGCCGCCATTCATTCCacagtcaccattttcttcCCATG AAGTAAACAATCCGAATGGAGCAATTGTTGGAGGAGTTGCTGCAGGTGCTGCTTTACTTTTTGCCACTCCAGCTATCATATTCGTCTATTGGCATCGGAAAAGATCACGAGAAATATTCTTCGATGTCCCTG CGGAGGAAGATTCAGAGATCAACTTGGGGCAGCTGAAACGATTTTCTCTGAGAGACTTACAAGTTGCAACAGATAACTTCTGCAACAAAAATATTCTTGGTCGAGGTGGATTCGGTAAAGTCTATAGAGGACGTCTGGCTGATGGATCATTAGTAGCAGTAAAAAGGCTCAAAGAAGAGCGAACTCCAGGTGGAGAGTTGCAGTTCCAAACAGAAGTAGAGATGATTAGCATGGCAGTGCATCGGAATCTTTTGCGACTACACGGATTTTGTACAACATCAAGTGAACGCCTCCTTGTTTATCCGTATATGGCCAACGGAAGTGTTGCATCATGTTTAAGAG AACGCCCACAATCTGAAGCTCCTCTCGATTGGCCAACTCGAAAGAAAGTTGCATTAGGCTCTGCAAGGGGGCTTTCTTATTTACATGATGGATGTGATCCGAAAATCATCCATCGTGATGTGAAGGCTGCAAATATTTTACTGGATGAGGAATTCGAAGCTGTTGTTGGCGATTTTGGTCTTGCAAAGTTAATGGATTACAAGGATACTCATGTTACAACAGCAGTACGAGGTACCATTGGGCATATAGCTCCTGAGTATCTCTCAACTGGGAAGTCATCTGAAAAGACTGATGTTTTTGGTTATGGCATTATGCTCTTGGAGCTAATAACCGGACAGAGGGCTTTCGATCTTGCTCGACTCGCAAACGATGAAGATGTTATGCTGCTTGACTGG GTAAAAGGTCttctgaaagagaagaagttGGAGATGTTGGTTGATCCTGATCTGAAGGACAACTATGATGAAATTGAAGTTGAGCAAATAATCCAAGTAGCACTTCTCTGCACACAGAGCTCGCCTATGGAACGACCGAAAATGTCTGATGTGGTCAGAATGCTCGAAGGAGACGGCTTGACCGAGCGATGGGAGGAATGGCAGAGAGTCGAGGTAGTCTACCACGAAACCGAATTGGCATCTTCTCAAACTTCTGAATGGATGGTTGATTCGACTGAAAACGTTCGCGCTTTTGAATTATCTGGTCCTAGATAA
- the LOC120073452 gene encoding somatic embryogenesis receptor kinase 2-like isoform X2 — MKKRPNGALVLLWFIFVGQFCTNASATVEATVLHIFRLNLEDPNNVLQSWDPTLVNPCTWFHVTCNNENNIIRVDLGNAGLSGKLVPQLGQLKSLQYLELYGNEISGEIPDDLGNLENLVSLDLYLNGLTGPIPDTFGKLTQLRFLRLNDNKLSGLIPISLTNISTLQVLDLSNNLLSGRVPNNGSFSLFTPISFANNLDLCGLVTGKPCPGDPPFSPPPPFIPQSPFSSHVNNPNGAIVGGVAAGAALLFATPAIIFVYWHRKRSREIFFDVPAEEDSEINLGQLKRFSLRDLQVATDNFCNKNILGRGGFGKVYRGRLADGSLVAVKRLKEERTPGGELQFQTEVEMISMAVHRNLLRLHGFCTTSSERLLVYPYMANGSVASCLRERPQSEAPLDWPTRKKVALGSARGLSYLHDGCDPKIIHRDVKAANILLDEEFEAVVGDFGLAKLMDYKDTHVTTAVRGTIGHIAPEYLSTGKSSEKTDVFGYGIMLLELITGQRAFDLARLANDEDVMLLDWVKGLLKEKKLEMLVDPDLKDNYDEIEVEQIIQVALLCTQSSPMERPKMSDVVRMLEGDGLTERWEEWQRVEVVYHETELASSQTSEWMVDSTENVRAFELSGPR, encoded by the exons ATGAAGAAGCGGCCAAATGGGGCTTTGGTTTTGCTCTGGTTCATCTTTGTGGGGCAATTTTGTACCAATGCCTCTGCAACTGTAGAAG CTACTGTTCTGCATATATTTCGATTGAATTTGGAAGATCCAAACAATGTTCTGCAAAGTTGGGACCCCACCCTTGTTAATCCCTGCACTTGGTTTCATGTCACTTGCAACAATGAAAATAACATTATAAGAGT TGACCTTGGAAATGCTGGATTGTCTGGTAAATTAGTACCACAGCTTGGTCAACTTAAAAGTCTTCAATACTT GGAGCTTTATGGCAACGAAATAAGTGGAGAGATTCCAGATGATCTCGGAAATCTGGAAAATTTGGTGAGCCTAGACCTTTACTTGAACGGTTTAACTGGCCCGATTCCAGACACGTTTGGAAAGCTCACACAATTGCGTTTCCT TCGGCTAAATGACAACAAACTATCTGGCTTGATACCGATTTCCTTGACTAATATTTCCACCCTGCAAGTCTT GGATCTATCAAACAACCTCTTATCTGGAAGGGTTCCAAATAATGGCTCATTTTCACTATTTACTCCCATCAG TTTTGCAAATAACTTGGATCTATGTGGTCTGGTAACTGGGAAACCTTGCCCTGGGGATCCTCCCTTTTCTCCACCGCCGCCATTCATTCCacagtcaccattttcttcCCATG TAAACAATCCGAATGGAGCAATTGTTGGAGGAGTTGCTGCAGGTGCTGCTTTACTTTTTGCCACTCCAGCTATCATATTCGTCTATTGGCATCGGAAAAGATCACGAGAAATATTCTTCGATGTCCCTG CGGAGGAAGATTCAGAGATCAACTTGGGGCAGCTGAAACGATTTTCTCTGAGAGACTTACAAGTTGCAACAGATAACTTCTGCAACAAAAATATTCTTGGTCGAGGTGGATTCGGTAAAGTCTATAGAGGACGTCTGGCTGATGGATCATTAGTAGCAGTAAAAAGGCTCAAAGAAGAGCGAACTCCAGGTGGAGAGTTGCAGTTCCAAACAGAAGTAGAGATGATTAGCATGGCAGTGCATCGGAATCTTTTGCGACTACACGGATTTTGTACAACATCAAGTGAACGCCTCCTTGTTTATCCGTATATGGCCAACGGAAGTGTTGCATCATGTTTAAGAG AACGCCCACAATCTGAAGCTCCTCTCGATTGGCCAACTCGAAAGAAAGTTGCATTAGGCTCTGCAAGGGGGCTTTCTTATTTACATGATGGATGTGATCCGAAAATCATCCATCGTGATGTGAAGGCTGCAAATATTTTACTGGATGAGGAATTCGAAGCTGTTGTTGGCGATTTTGGTCTTGCAAAGTTAATGGATTACAAGGATACTCATGTTACAACAGCAGTACGAGGTACCATTGGGCATATAGCTCCTGAGTATCTCTCAACTGGGAAGTCATCTGAAAAGACTGATGTTTTTGGTTATGGCATTATGCTCTTGGAGCTAATAACCGGACAGAGGGCTTTCGATCTTGCTCGACTCGCAAACGATGAAGATGTTATGCTGCTTGACTGG GTAAAAGGTCttctgaaagagaagaagttGGAGATGTTGGTTGATCCTGATCTGAAGGACAACTATGATGAAATTGAAGTTGAGCAAATAATCCAAGTAGCACTTCTCTGCACACAGAGCTCGCCTATGGAACGACCGAAAATGTCTGATGTGGTCAGAATGCTCGAAGGAGACGGCTTGACCGAGCGATGGGAGGAATGGCAGAGAGTCGAGGTAGTCTACCACGAAACCGAATTGGCATCTTCTCAAACTTCTGAATGGATGGTTGATTCGACTGAAAACGTTCGCGCTTTTGAATTATCTGGTCCTAGATAA